The Pseudoalteromonas xiamenensis genome includes a window with the following:
- a CDS encoding AAA family ATPase, translating into MELVRTGSIQEGHDPLIYFVSNLLKVYEQQQENDEAIQQFTKVSNRYLNDKEVVYDESNVTIKIIRKKNGKEVDIESLSSGEKQIISLFALLYIQKKDDLAIFFDEPELSLSIEWQKTLLPDIVSSGKCKFLFSTTHSPFIFENDLEGNTVDLSEFIEEL; encoded by the coding sequence TTGGAGTTGGTTAGAACCGGAAGCATTCAAGAAGGTCATGACCCACTAATATACTTCGTAAGCAATCTTTTGAAGGTCTACGAACAGCAGCAAGAAAACGATGAGGCGATTCAGCAATTTACCAAAGTCAGCAATAGATACCTTAATGACAAAGAAGTTGTTTATGATGAAAGCAATGTAACCATTAAAATTATCAGAAAGAAAAATGGGAAAGAGGTGGATATTGAAAGCCTTTCCTCGGGCGAAAAGCAGATAATTTCTCTGTTTGCGTTGCTTTACATCCAAAAGAAAGATGACTTAGCAATATTTTTCGACGAGCCAGAACTTTCCTTATCTATTGAATGGCAAAAAACTCTACTCCCGGATATCGTTTCTTCTGGAAAATGTAAGTTTCTCTTTTCTACCACGCACTCGCCTTTTATATTCGAGAACGATTTAGAGGGCAATACAGTTGACCTTAGTGAGTTTATTGAGGAGCTGTAA